The following DNA comes from Cygnus atratus isolate AKBS03 ecotype Queensland, Australia chromosome 23, CAtr_DNAZoo_HiC_assembly, whole genome shotgun sequence.
GTGCAGGTTCACAGGCTGTGAGGCTCGCAGTACTCCCATCCCAggcaaaaaaatcacatttttttgcagaaaaatgcagaggtTTCACCTGGGCCTGGGCCAGGTTCCGAGCCCAGGGCTGAACCCAGCAAATGAGCCCCCAGCACAGTGTGGGAGCAGGAGAGCCCCTTCCCCGGGCTGTCCCTTTGCAGCAATTGGGTGCGAGTGCGAAGGCCAGATCCTGCCCCATACGGGGGCAGCCAGCCTAGGATGAGGatggtgctgagctctgggggcatcagctgggaggagagagggagaagatgCTGCGGGCAGGAACCAGGGGGACGCGAAGCTTTGTAACCAGGGAAAGCCACGGCCAGGAGAGCTTGGCAGGGCTCGGCGCAGTGCTCGGGGCACGGCACGGCCTGGCCCCTCGGTACCTTTTGTCTTCCTCCACCTGCACCCCGATGGAGTGGAATTCCCTCTGGCTCCGGCTCTCCGTGTCCGAGTCGGAGATGGCCTCAACCTGCCGGGGACAGAGGGAGAGTGAGCTGGGCAGCCCCACACCTCGGGTGCTTCGGTGTGCAGCACCAGGAGGAGAAGGGTGCACCCTTGGGAGAGCAAGGGCAAGCTGGCGGGCACAGGGGTGGCATTAGGGTCACCGTGGGGACACACCAGCAGCCAGGGGACATGCAGCAGCCGCTCAGCATCACCCACACAGCTTGGGCAGACTGGGGTTTGGGGCTCAAACCCAGGCAGAGGAGCGAAGCCCACCTGGACGCCGATGGAGGGACGCCATTTCCTCTGCCGAGCCAAGCTCCGCAGCTCCTCCCGGCCGGGGATGGCCTTGATGATGAGCGTGGAGGGCTtgggggcggcgcggggctggaCGGGCGGCAGGTCGAGGGACACGGCCGTCACCTTGGAGCTCTCCAGGCTCTCGGCCGAGTTGCAGCGGGCCGCGGCGTCTTTGGACCAGGCGGGGCTGCGGGCGACCTCGCCGGGCAGGTAGCTCTCGTGGGCAGACTCGGTGCTGCTCTGCGCCGTGACGGAGATGAGGGGCTTGGCTTTGGTTCCTGGAGGGATGGGAGGTGGAgcttttctgtaactgaaagCTGTTGTGGGAGAGGCGCAGGATGAAAAGGCGCGTGAAAACACAGACACTTTCTCATTTCCTACCGCGAGCGAGGGCCCCGGGGAGCGGCGCCCACCTCCTCCCGCAGCAAAGGGCCCACAGCCTGGCTGGGTTTGCACCTCGGCTGGCGCAGACCAGCAGGGCCACAGACACCAGCTTGGGTTAGCCCTGCAGGACCCCAAGTGGCCATTTGGCCAGCTTATCCCCAGAAAGGGACAGGAACCTGCCCCGGCCCGTGCTGGATAAATTTTTACAGCATGCAgcaagaaaggggaaagaagcagggggaaggacagaaaatggaTGCTGGGGACACACAGTAGACCCCAAATGAGGGGCTGAGCTATGAGCAGGATGCTCACACCCCAtgccggggctgcagggggctggggcttgaggggggcagcagccccgggTGAGCAGGTGGGGAGACGCGGGGACCCTCGCGCTGCCGAtgccctgccacccccaggACTCACAGGTGCTGGGCTTCAGGATGCTGCTGGTGATGGGTGGCCCGGGGGGGGCCGACATGGAGAAGAGCGAGAGGCAGTCGTCGTCCTGGGAGCAGCCCGCCTGGATGGCCCGCAGGTAGCTGTGGCTCCGCATGCGGAAGCAGCCGGGCAGATCCAGCGCCTCCACCGCCTGCGACTCCACCTCGCCGAAAACGGACTCGCACACAGCCTCGAACTGGTGGTTGAGCTCGTCGTTGATCTGGGGAGAGCGGTGGGTGATGCTTGGGGTGGCGAGCAGGGGACGGAGCCCAGCGGGGCAGGAGATGCTCAGGGGAGCATCTGCCCTCGGTCCCCACCTTGGGGACACATCCCAGCTGGGACAGGAGGCCCTACCTGGCCGGTGGTGAAGGAGCGCCCATAGCCCTGTCCCCGAGGGAGCATTCGAGGTGGCGTGCCGCAGCTGGGACAGTTACAGATATATGAATCAGAATAGTGCCTACTTGCAAACCTAATGAGAGACAGTGGGAATAGAAGGGATCGCACCAAAAGCAACACATTCCAGCCGAGCGTTTGGAAATGCAGCCGCAGCAATGCTCCCGCAGGCCATCACTTGCCCCCCGAGCTCTTGTGAAgaccccttcccacctccccaaCCTCCCAGGGGGCCCGGGGGCTTCCTGGCACCTGCCAGAGGTGGAGGCTGGATGCAGGTCTCCAAAATCGTGCTGCACCACGCCTGCCTGGTGCTTTGCTCTCTGCCTGGGTCCGGCACAGAGATGCTCAGAGTGGGGTCCCCATGGCACCCCCCCTGAGGTGGAGCTGCCCCTGGCACGGTGTCGTTGTGCGTGGCTGTGGGCTCTGGGCACAagcggtggcagcagcacatgCAAGGTCcccactgcagctctgcacccaTGCACGCAGCGAGAAGCTGCAGCCAGCGCTCCTGGCAGCCTTGCAAAGAtgggggggtccccagcagGGCATCCTCACCACCCCAAAAAGCCATCCCGGGTCCCCACTGGTACAGAGCCATCGGGAGAGGGGCAATGCACACGAcgggcagcagggacagggacaaggacCAAGCCCGTTTTCCCCCTGGATCTGGGTATTTTGCCGCCATCTTGCAGTTTCACCTCTTCTCCCAGCCTTCGCAtgtggctgcagcccaggatccctccccagagcccagcaccagcccttACTTGCTCCTGGCCTGGTCGGCGCTGGAGGAGCGGCGGTAGCTGTCCCGCCGCGTGGCCGCCCGGGGCGATATTTTGGCGCTGGTGTCTGAGTCGGCGCTGTCCTCGTCGCCCATGGCCTTGATGTAGCTGCCGCTGCGCATCCGCCGGCAGGGGATCTCCCCGTCCTTGCCCACCGCCGGGTACCCGCTCCACTCATCCTGCGGCACCTGGGGCAGGAGGCGAGCGTGGGCGCGCGCGATGCCATGAGCCAGCCCGAGCCTGGCGTGCGCGCCCAGCCCGAACCCTGGGTGCGTGCGGCACCgctcctctgccctccctgccccaaatCCCAGAGGGCTGCTCCTTCCTGGCAGCCTCAGCTGCGTTCCCTGCTTGCCCCATATGGGGTTGTTTCCCAAAACCCACTCCCAcctcgcagcccccccagcaggcGCGGCTGGGCCAAATCCCACCCATGCCAGCGCGGCCACCCGGCTGGTGGCCGTGCCGCCGGCACCACGGGGTCCTTACCAGGCTGCGGTGGCAGGATGGCGTCCCTGGGCCGTGCGGGGAGGGCGATGGGGCCGGCACCCTGCCCCGAtccccccgctgccgcccgccctCAGATTGCCACTCACTGTCTCCTTCCCCCGGGAAAGGGAGCGAAGAGTTAATTAGCTTTTAATTGGAAGGGGGGTGACCTAGAAGGGAGCCTGGTGACGTGACGGGCCAGGCGGTGGCACTGGGCCAGGCACTAGAGGGATAAAAGCCCAGATGAGGGAGAGGGCACAGGGCTGTGAGGAGCCtgtgcaggcagcactgcttcGACCCCAACCCACAGGACTACGGGGCAAGAGATTGCAGAggggctttgtgctgctgcGAGGAGACCCACAAGgagaggagacagcagcagcacaggatggggctgtgctggggacagggagcagagctggcattGCATGGCCCCCACACTGCCAGGGATGGCCAGGATGGAGGGACCCAGCCCCAGCTCGTCCCACAGCATCGCCGGCTGTGGTCCCGTGGGgcagccctgcccggccccctCACCTGCAGGTACTGGTAGGCTCTGTCTTTGGCCTTTGCCTCCTGAAGCATCAAGGTCTCTGTGCCGCCGGCGCTGGGGTAGGCTTCGCGGGCTTGGCTGACAGTCATGGTGTGCCAGGCACTCCTCTTGAGCGTCTGGCCGTCCAGAGACATGGACATGCCGGCGCAGGCCAGGCATTTTCCTTCCCCACCGCTCTTTAGACTCTTCAAGGTCAAGTCTCTGAAGGCACTTTCGGGAGCGTCCACGCAGTACTGGGTGCCCTGGTCCACGGCGTGCCGGCCGGACACCATGTAGCTGCTGTCGCTGTCCAGGTTGTCGTCGGAGCTCCACCAGCCCATCATCTTGGACCGGTGCCGGGAGTCCACCTTGCGGTCCTTGCTCTTGCTGCGCTTGCCGTGGCGGgactggtggtggtggtggtggtggtggtggtggtggtggtggtagccGTCCCCGCGGCCGTCCATCTTGGTGCCGTTGTAGTCCCGCTTGGCCGGCGCCTCCAGGGAGTGCGACTTGGCGAAGAGCTTCTGGACGGAGTGGACGAGGTGGCGGATGCGGCTGGGGCTCTCGCTGCGCGGCTCGGCGCCGCCGGCCCGCGGGTACTGCAGCGTGTGGAAGCCGTCGTGGTGCAGCGGCAGCTGCTTCTCGAACTGGTCCAGCAGCGTCGGCGGCAGGCGGTTGATCTTGCTGGCAGGGTGGGCGGTCGCCATGCATTCGTCGCAGGAGTCGTAGGGCTGCTGCTGCGCGTGGTGCATCCTCGGGAAGGTGCTGCTGGCGCTGCCGGAGGGCGGCTCGCTCAGGGGCCCGCCCGGGCACTCGCCGGCCGCGCCGGGGCTCCGCGCCGGGCAGAAGGGATGCTCCAGGGAACACGGCTCGCTGGGGCTGAGGAGGTACGGCTGCCGGCCCTCGGGGCCGTGCGCGACGTAGTCCGCGGGATGCTCGCAGTCCTCTGGGATGCAGCGGCAGCGGTGGCCGGAGGAGTGCTGTGCCTGGCTACGCTCCCCATGGTAGCCCTTCATGGTGTCAGCACCCGCCCCATAGCCTCGGCATCCTGCAGGGCTGTCCCTGCGGGCTCACCTGCGGGGACAGGCAGGGGCACACCGTCACACTCCCCTCCGCCATCCCAAAACCCCAATCCTGCACGGGTAAAGTGTTTGGGCCGTGCTGTGTGAACAAACCGAGGGGGCCAGGAAGCTCCtggggcaggatctggccctggCTGAGCCCCTGAAACCCCACCTGGCGTGCTGGGGACCCGGCCAAACCGGGGCACGGACAGGCAGCGGTGCCAAGCACgcgtggggctgcagggctgcctctCACTCGGCTGCCCGGGTGGATGCCGAAACGTGGGGATTTCtaaggagaagcagcagccagctaCGAAGCATTCAAAGCAGATAGCTTGCAGACGGTGAGGGAGGACATTTCAACATCATcagaaacttgttttcttccccGACACCAAATATTATGAAGTGTTTTTCCATTAGGAAAACGGTTCTGGCTGAGTTTTCCAGCCGTCGCGATTCACAGAGCCGCTAATGAGCTGGAGCGGGGAGCAGGACTGGGGGGGCTGCCGCGGCGCTGACATCTCCATCCAGCCCGTCCTCCCACCCAGCCGCCGTGCTGCCTGAGCGCCGCCGCCACCCCGCATTTACAGCAGCTCCCTCGACACCTCGCGTTCCCCCAGTGCCTCCATCCTGTGCCACCACGTGCCCGGGCAGCGCCACCACGCTCTTGTCGCTCTTGTTTAACCATTTCCTTAAGCAAAAGCAAGAACATCGCATCAGCCCTGCTCCAACAGAAGTGCCTCTGCCTGGTGGCTCCGGGACTGGCTCTGTCCTCGCCACGTCCCCAGCTGCACCACGGGGCCGTGGGGATGCCCAGTGCCATACGCACCCCTGGGGGATTTGTCTTCCTACAGCCCCTCCAAGGCCCTGCCTTGGGTACGACTATAAATGAGGAAAGTGCTTATTCTCCAGTGTAGCTTGGCTAATTAACAGGCATCAATCAATGCTCGTTATCATATTTAGCGAGGGTGACTTGGGCACCTTGTCTCTGGGATCAGATTCAGGCGAGGTGGCCTTGCACGAAGCCGGGTCAGCCTCCAGCCACGGTGACATGTCCGGGGACAGCCCCCAGGGGACACAGTGGGGACGAGGAGCCCTGGGGGCCACAGCCAGCCCAGCCGGAGCATGGGAACAGAGCTGTTggatggggagctggggggaggaTGGAAAAGGGGCCCCCAGGATGTACAGGGATGGAGAGGGAGAGctctgggaggggacagggactTGATGCCTCCACGTGCAGCACGGTCTGGTGGAGCTGCGAGCATTGTCAGCAGCCAGGGAGtgtgctccccccccccggcaagCGTCTCCCCTCGCCTTTCTTCCCAGCTTCAAG
Coding sequences within:
- the DLGAP3 gene encoding disks large-associated protein 3: MKGYHGERSQAQHSSGHRCRCIPEDCEHPADYVAHGPEGRQPYLLSPSEPCSLEHPFCPARSPGAAGECPGGPLSEPPSGSASSTFPRMHHAQQQPYDSCDECMATAHPASKINRLPPTLLDQFEKQLPLHHDGFHTLQYPRAGGAEPRSESPSRIRHLVHSVQKLFAKSHSLEAPAKRDYNGTKMDGRGDGYHHHHHHHHHHHHQSRHGKRSKSKDRKVDSRHRSKMMGWWSSDDNLDSDSSYMVSGRHAVDQGTQYCVDAPESAFRDLTLKSLKSGGEGKCLACAGMSMSLDGQTLKRSAWHTMTVSQAREAYPSAGGTETLMLQEAKAKDRAYQYLQVPQDEWSGYPAVGKDGEIPCRRMRSGSYIKAMGDEDSADSDTSAKISPRAATRRDSYRRSSSADQARSKFASRHYSDSYICNCPSCGTPPRMLPRGQGYGRSFTTGQINDELNHQFEAVCESVFGEVESQAVEALDLPGCFRMRSHSYLRAIQAGCSQDDDCLSLFSMSAPPGPPITSSILKPSTSFSYRKAPPPIPPGTKAKPLISVTAQSSTESAHESYLPGEVARSPAWSKDAAARCNSAESLESSKVTAVSLDLPPVQPRAAPKPSTLIIKAIPGREELRSLARQRKWRPSIGVQVEAISDSDTESRSQREFHSIGVQVEEDKRRARFKRSNSVTAGVQADLELEGFAGLAVATEDKALQFGRPFQRHSSEPESGRQYAVYKTVHTQGQWAYREDYQMQYDTVEVPRRDAWVERGSRSLPDSGRASPCHRDGEWFIKLLQAEVEKMEGWCQQMEREAEDYDLPEEILEKIRSAVGSAQLLMSQKVQQFYRLCQQNMDPNAFPVPTFQDLAGFWDLLQLSIEDVSMKFAELQQLKANGWKIIEPKEEKKVPPPIPKKPPRSKVHPVKERSLDSVDRQRQEARKRLLAAKRAASFRQNSATESADSIEIYIPEAQTRL